The following coding sequences are from one Primulina eburnea isolate SZY01 chromosome 15, ASM2296580v1, whole genome shotgun sequence window:
- the LOC140814810 gene encoding uncharacterized protein, whose protein sequence is MPHLINPTFLLEPQFCPVLSEILGTHTSMEEKQEPSISTSTEKNQPILCEECKTKPSKYKCPGCSLRSCSLSCVNAHKQRTACTGKKPVVNSVPLSKFDDNLILSDYNMLEDVKRIAESAQRKRVKLCGDYHFRLPFPLKSLRSAAGSRRTRILFHSNGMSKREMNKTCYNNRKKFISWTIEWRFHSTGVVLIDHGIHENRTFSSVIENHLKPGPWNHKLKQFCDETLDSLKFFIRKFPKGPKSPFRQLNMKAPIRDQLANMVILEFPVVYVFLPSHSYDFEVITNSIPIKREIKESARNDRPSPKGVTFKVEEIEDGGASEPHVSHLTNCAYGNSKTKKEPKYSVESPLAVRVVKQAQSIFQSDTCTRATQDGNEGSSFSTMQFAPFDDIDFELEPGLLDVYSNLFSETNIDKLLDFGSVLAYEPKNLEAETFLLDEELEEGEIA, encoded by the exons ATGCCACACCTCATAAACCCTACTTTTCTTCTCGAACCCCAATTCTGTCCCGTCCTCTCTGAAATACTCGGAACACACACATCCATGGAGGAAAAACAAGAACCCTCAATTTCAACCTCGACTGAGAAAAATCAGCCAATTCTGTGTGAGGAGTGCAAAACAAAACCATCAAAGTACAAGTGTCCGGGCTGCTCTCTGCGTTCGTGCAGCCTCTCATGTGTCAATGCCCATAAACAACGTACTGCATGCACCGGAAAGAAACCAGTCGTCAATTCTGTCCCGTTGTCGAAATTCGACGATAATCTTATCCTCTCCG ATTATAACATGCTGGAGGATGTTAAACGTATTGCTGAATCTGCTCAGAGGAAAAGAGTTAAGTTGTGTGGTGATTATCACTTTAGACTGCCCTTTCCCCTCAAAAGTCTTCGGAGTGCTGCTGGTAGTAGGAGGACGAGAATCCTATTTCATTCTAATGGAATGTCAAAGAGAGAAATGAACAAGACTTGTTACAACAACAG GAAGAAATTCATATCATGGACCATTGAGTGGCGGTTTCATTCGACGGGTGTTGTGCTAATTGACCATGG AATACACGAGAATAGAACTTTCTCTTCGGTGATTGAAAATCATCTAAAGCCTGGCCCTTGGaaccataaattgaaacaattTTGTGACGAGACACTGGATTCTCTTAAATTTTTCATCCGCAAATTTCCAAAG GGGCCGAAATCACCATTTCGTCAATTGAACATGAAAGCTCCAATTCGTGACCAACTAGCAAATATGGTCATTTTAGAGTTCCCCGTTGTCTATGTGTTCTTACCTTCACATAGCTATGATTTTGAAGTGATAACTAATTCAATTCCAATTAAAAGGGAGATTAAAGAGTCTGCTCGTAATGATCGCCCGAGTCCTAAAGGTGTGACATTTAAGGTCGAAGAAATCGAAGATGGGGGGGCTTCAGAACCTCATGTTTCCCATCTCACAAACTGTGCCTATGGGAACAGTAAGACCAAGAAAGAACCAAAATACTCAGTTGAGAGCCCATTAGCTGTAAGAGTGGTGAAGCAAGCCCAATCCATCTTCCAAAGTGATACATGCACCAGGGCCACTCAAGATGGTAATGAAGGCAGCAGCTTCAGCACAATGCAGTTTGCTCCATTTGATGATATAGATTTTGAACTCGAGCCAGGTTTACTCGACGTGTACTCAAATCTTTTTTCAGAAACCAATATTGACAAGTTGCTTGATTTTGGCTCAGTGTTAGCTTATGAGCCCAAAAATTTGGAAGCTGAAACGTTTTTGTTGGACGAAGAACTGGAAGAAGGAGAGATAGCATAA